The genomic interval ATAGCAAGAACATGTGTAAAACTTTCGCTTCTTCCATTCACGatccaaatataaaacaaGGATTTTAGCTGGCATACAAGGAGATTGGGATTCAGCACTGAGTTTTAATCTTGAATTTGGTTGCATAAAGGCTTCATTCAAATTCATACTCTCATAAatgttattcaatatttagTGATTGATTTATTGGTGATGAAAATGGGAACAACTGTGATTGTcgaaaaaggaagaaataatgcagatgaaagagaaaaagaaaaagttgaaaattaattaattttttaaattttaaagagggtttttttagaaattgatGAAGTAAATTAAAAGGTAAATAGAGGGGTTCGTATATCACCTCTCTTTATCAAgttcaaattttgtaaaatgggAAGGTTTCAGCAGCAACTGATTTGGTGACTTGCCGACTTGCAACTTAACACGAGACGAGGCCCAACCATTTAGTACAAAAGTTTGGCCACCTTGCTGTAGTTGGGCCTTAGGCGTCGCTGGCAAGTTCTTTTCATTTAGGATAAGAGTCGGACTATTAGCATCTAGTCAAAAGTCTATTAAAAACCTCCTCTTGCACATCCACATTGTGTCCCACAATTAAAATTACCTGAAAAGACATTTTCCTGAGATGTACTTGCGAGACCTGAGATGTTTCTGAATCTCACCGTCAAACCTTGCTTTGTGTTTCACAACTCGTCAATTCATGTGTAGCTGTAGTCAGTCTCACAACCTCAATACAGCTCTCTTTAAGATTTTGCAAGAATTTTGTGGACATTTTCCTGAAAACTAACTGTTATTTCTGTTCAGAATTCACTTCATGCATTGAAAGAAACTTGTTCTTCGAACTCAAATCCAAAACACAACCCTTTAcgacttttattaaaaactgCTTACAACCACGTTAAGGAATAAGATACAATTTCAAATAGTAACATTAATGTCTGCCTTCATTACGAGTAATTCCGCTTGAAAGCTTccacaattaaattttataataataaagtcaGATTTCATGATCATGAGCCTGAACCCACAGTCACTGAGCCTTTAGGGTAGGGCATAAAACTCTTTAAAGCTTGATACTTGACTGAACATGGGTTAGGAggctaattataaatataaaacctctGGTTCTACAATTTATAGAGAGTATTATTACAGAAATATGGAAAAGCACCCACATTACATACcagattaccaaaaaaattgtaactacATAGGCttcttgattttcttaattagaggttgaaaaaatatatcaaattttgGTATCTAAGAAGAATGAGCACCAGCAGTGTGAGAATTTCACCACCATTACTACGGTTTAACAAtagcttcttttttcttttttctttttttaactaattagGGTTATTTGGGAATAAATGGGGTGTTATGATATTGTTcagtttctttttaatattataaagtgGTGAAATGAGAAAAGGGGTTCTAATAGTTCTTTAAAGGGTTGCTAGTAGTTCCACACTTCCACTCTTAGGATAATAACATCTaccttctttaattttaaacggTTTTTCAATCGAGGATATAAACTTTCAGCTGTTATGAAAAGGTCCCTAATTCATATGGAGTTGACCCAACTATCTTTTAGTGTTATATTTCAGGAGCTTGGCAGCACATTTATATTATGGGTCCAACTATATTAGAACCGTTTTACGGTGGAGcactttttcataattatattatacgatcaaaattataatatatttttttattatttttcactttgcGTGTGTTGTTGTGATTCGTGCTGATTAACTCTAAAATAGTCATGGCCTTATATTAcacataagaaaaaaatagtaaaataaaattttttttttggcgtGTCTTGTTATATTATTCGATATATACATTAATTTCACATTCTCTCTCAGGGCCCAATACAAACCCAACGTGCCCTTGAAGTTTCTGCCCATGGTCGGTCTCCTTTGGGTATCGGAACAAAAAGATAGCAACTTTTGGGCTAGCGCTGGACTCCATTGACAGTGGCAAAAGACTGCCCAATTGACTAATTGAGCAAAGTTTTTGTCTGTATCGTTTTAACGCTACTCATTTTCATCGAACATTCCCTGGCCTAACACATATTTACAAGAGAATGGTTCTTTTTCAAACCTGAAGTAGACGCTATCACGCCGTTGAAgatcaaaaaatatattacctCCAAgcatacttaaatttgaaatgcagGCCCAATTTGGGAGGTCTGGACAATTACGTATGCATGTAGAAGATAGTTTTCCTTGTACTCAATATTCTTGTGGTTTTgatatttactaaaaaatcTAATGAGAAACTTTGTTATAAGTATAAATCATGATATGTCATCCTCAAAAAACAGTTCAGTTGGTTGATATTTTATTGTGGTAGTAAGAGGCAAAGTGTCGATTCTAAGAAAATACATTAATTGTGGGGTAGGATGGGGGGAGGTGTGCATAAGAGTAATGTCAAAGTCACAAATTATACTGTATAACTTACGTGACTTAATAATATTggtttaatgaaataaaaaaaatcatgcatAACATTTGacattttaatccattaataTATTGTTATGCCATaatcaatttgtataaaataatttttacaaaataaattttgtgtcTCCgacattaattatttctatgaaaatttaaaaaaaaatgtgtcatGTAAAAATTCTGGAATTGTACTTATCATTTTTAGTTTGTATACAGTAATGTATATCCctaatattttgcataaaaaagaagaaaaaatgttgCATAAGTTTCCtgttaaaatttcattgaaaacaacaaaaatgattttcctCAGCTTATTTTGGACTGTTTTCAAGATTATATGAAGAAACTAGTTTATGAAGAATTCCATATAACAGCTTGTGTCTTTTCATATCAttcattttgaaacattaATTGTTTCCTTGTCATGTATATTTATGGTTCTAAAAAGTCtatatgaattaataaacAGAGTTGAAAACTACCCAACTAAAATTTTCGAAGGGGATTTGCTGTCATCTTATGTATAAATCGGCAAACATCAACACTCCGATTTTCGGTTGATCATGTTTCAAGAAACTAGAGATAAGAGTAGTTATGATAATGTGATGTGAAAGCTCAGCCAACGAGTGATGAGAAAATGAGATGGGTTTTGTGTATTCATATGCTTGGATTATTATTAAGATAAGAAAGTGCATTTCACGAAATGATTATTGGtacatattctttttaattttttgaaagaaaagttttgTTTTGATCGATTCAAAATGACGCTGATTCGATCTAATCAAATTGAAACTTATCTCAATAGTGTTTGGGCAATTGTAGTGACTCGACAGCTGGGTAAATAAAACCTTGTGAATCCTATTGTGCTACTAGTTACGCTTCATGCTAAATTTCGAtagtatttaaaattcatgCAAATGTACGGACTCTTGAAATTTACGGGCCGGATTGATTTCAACCAGTTTTCTTTGACTTAGCTCATGAATTTAGTTATGGGAAGATAGtaaatgaatgaaattaatatagaCTTGGTCCAACTcatctttaataaaaatggtgGAATAGATTTAGGGATTGTTTGTTAATCATTTGAagtctgaaattttattagttttatatttttttttctaaaatttactctctttttttgttacttatgtatgatttttaaacatttacatctgaattaaaaaaataaaattttgtaacttttatcAGAATGTGAAAAGATTTAAATgagaagtaaatattatattacaaatatcactataaaattatttatttcttcaactataattttttatttatttataaggaTGTTAAATAAccatatttaagatttttttttaatttatgaaaacaaacaagatgCAATTTATAtctagatattaaaaaaaatgtcattaaGTTATTTGTATTCAGAATCATTCAGACTTTAGAAAAATTCAGacccatttaaattttagacaaaaaaataaatactaccTTACACTTTAATGGTTGAATACAAACAAATTGATGTAAATTAAGATGACAACcagaatttaagaaaaatgaatgaagacaaaacaaatcatttgCCATTTAACGATGAAAGGCTAAAGaattttgaagatttgaaaTATGAACTGAGAATGTATATACCTATAGTTAAAAGTACATCGATTAAGACAATTCAATGTCGAACTTAACTAAGTagttatatatacacacacacgctATTAACTTAATTTGAATCTTGGAGAGatactgaaaattaatttagatttgcTCATCTCtactttcttttaaattaaaacattaaaaaagaaatgtaactCTCCCCAGAGATCTCTTTCACATacgtatatatgtatgtatatatgcttgtatacatacatacatacataaaccATTGTCTATAAGCATACATTTAAATGCTGACTATTACAAGGCCATATTCAAGTAAACTTCAAACTTTGCTCTTGTCGCCGTCATATAAATGAGTACACTGCTCAGAGGATTGTGCACTGGTGTCCAATGCAGTTCAGTTTTATACGAAAACTCATATCGTTTCTTAACCAAAATTAGCAGAGAGAAACAATGAACACAGCTGGGAAATCAATACTTGAAAtgttaaaacattaaattgCATGCGTTCATACAAGCACCGATTTATTATTCCCCTCAATGCCCTATTCAATCATAAATAAACTCTTGTATTTCTAAAGCAATAACAACAGCTTTATATTCACATAAGgattgtcattattattccCCTCAATGCCCTATTCAATCATAAATAAACTCTTGTATTTCTAAAGCAATAACAACAGCTTTATATTCACATAAGgattgtcattattattttaccataatTGCTTCCATGTTCTTAATAgaatttcattatttgattgtatcctagttggggaaaaaaatcaatatctcTTTGTCATTTTTGTCTTGAAATTGCAGACAGAAGAATAATCAATGTTccccaaaaaatgaaaattagtaCTTGCAAGCTTAACGCAAGTCATCAAGTACAAGAAGAGTGAAATAAAAAGCATAGTATTAACTTATTACATTACATATAGTTCATAATTCTGTACATATGCCTTAAGCTTAAGTAACTTACCAGCTTCTTTCgccccatatatatatatatatatattcttgcAAAAAGGAGACATTTAAAGGAaggtaataataaaaagtaacagaaaattaaataaaaacaaatggtTCACCATTGATCTTCTTAACAGCTCATCATCATCTCAGTAGCATCAGCAAGACTCCTCATTACATCAATTTGAGCTCGAAGAGACAATATATAATCTAGGGTTTCTTCAATCAAAGACACTTCATCCATGAACACCCCGCCGGGGACTAGACTCTTCAATATTTGTGTTCTTTTATTCACCATTTGCTTTGCAATAGAACTTGCCACAGCTTTGTCAGGAATCCTTTTCATTCGTCGTCTAATAATAGTTCCAGAGCTCTTCTTCAATATCTTCTTGCATCTCAGCCTTTTGATGCTCGTTGAAATCTTTGTAAGCCTCTCACAGTCAGAACCCAAAATTTGCTGAACAAAGAGTTTGCCATGATTATCATCTTTCGAAGCACTAGCAATGAGAGCACGGCTCCAGCTTGTTCTACCATTTCTTGCGGAAGCCATGGCTATGTCTGCCGATAGCTTTATCGCCTTCTTTCTCTCTGAAATAGACATGCTTTTTGCTGAAGAACTGCATATTTGTAAGCCCAATATCCATTTCCTGAGAAATTCTTGCTTCAGTGAGCTTGGAGCACGCATcctgaagaaagaaaaaacaagcgaattaaattatgaattattcgaatgaaaataaataattagggTTTACAAGGCTCAATATGGTGCCTATTAAAAATGTTGCACGAAAATAAAACAGCTACCATGTTGCGAAATGTTGAGAGCTAGGGTTTTAGTaaagattattatttgaaaggtgaaaaataagatttgCTTTGATGCGtatgtaaataaattgaatatatgTACGTACATACCTTGTTCTTgtgtattaaaataagaagagATAAAATCATGAGAAGAGtgtgaaacaaaattaaattgcagagaGTGTTTGCAGCGATTTGCAGATCCAAGAAAAGTAGTGTGATCAGAATCCAAgagagaagggaaaaaaaaaaggaaaaaagaagaagaaaagaaataaacaagaatgagaaaaagaagaatgtGCCGAAACACAATTTATGTTCTCAAAGGAAGAGA from Citrus sinensis cultivar Valencia sweet orange chromosome 9, DVS_A1.0, whole genome shotgun sequence carries:
- the LOC102609849 gene encoding transcription factor IBH1-like 1; the protein is MRAPSSLKQEFLRKWILGLQICSSSAKSMSISERKKAIKLSADIAMASARNGRTSWSRALIASASKDDNHGKLFVQQILGSDCERLTKISTSIKRLRCKKILKKSSGTIIRRRMKRIPDKAVASSIAKQMVNKRTQILKSLVPGGVFMDEVSLIEETLDYILSLRAQIDVMRSLADATEMMMSC